From a region of the Flavobacterium sediminilitoris genome:
- the lon gene encoding endopeptidase La, with protein MPNQKIITLDNLSLQEINSDAELIPLLTPEDEEEMNNEVLPNDLPILSLRNTVLFPGVVIPITAGRDKSIKLINDANAGGKVIGVVAQKDENVEEPTPNDVHHIGTVARIIRVLKMPDGNTTVILQGKKRFEIDAFTQEEPYLKATIKEVSEVRPESNDAEFNTIVESIKDLAIQIIRESPNIPTEATFAIKNIESNPFLINFVSSNMNLSVTEKQDLLSINNLKERALETLRFMNLELQKLELKNDIQSKVRFDLDQQQREYFLHQQMKTIQEELGGVSYEAEIEEMREKAKSKKWNEDVAKHFEKEVSKLQRSNPNSPDFGIQRNYLELFLDLPWNEYSKDNFDLKRAQKILDRDHFGLEDVKERIIEHLAVLKLRNDMKSPILCLYGPPGVGKTSIGKSVAEALGREYVRISLGGMRDEAEIRGHRKTYIGAMPGRIIQSIKKAKTSNPVFVLDEIDKLSSSFNGDPSSALLEVLDPEQNSEFHDNFLEIGYDLSKIMFIATSNSLSTIQPALKDRMEIINMSGYTIEEKVEIAKKHLLPKQLKEHGLTTDDLQIGKKQLEKIVVGYTRESGVRGLDKKIAQMVRNAAKSIAMEEPYNKVLTDEDIIEVLKSPRLERDKYENNDTAGVVTGLAWTSVGGDILFIESTISKGKGAMTMTGNLGTVMKESVTIALEYIKSNNELLGISNEILTGNNIHIHVPEGATPKDGPSAGIAMLTSMVSTFTQKKVKKNLAMTGEITLRGKVLPVGGIKEKILAAKRANIKEIILCHENKRDIDEIKPEYLKGLTFHYVDKMSEVLNIAIINQKVKSAKKLDN; from the coding sequence ATGCCAAATCAAAAAATAATAACACTTGACAACTTGTCACTTCAAGAAATAAATAGTGATGCTGAATTAATTCCTTTATTGACGCCTGAAGATGAAGAGGAAATGAATAATGAAGTGTTGCCAAATGATCTACCAATACTTTCCTTGAGAAATACAGTTTTGTTTCCTGGAGTTGTAATTCCTATTACAGCAGGAAGAGATAAATCAATTAAATTGATTAATGATGCTAATGCTGGAGGAAAAGTAATTGGTGTAGTAGCACAAAAAGATGAGAATGTAGAAGAACCTACTCCAAATGATGTACATCATATAGGAACAGTAGCTCGTATAATTAGAGTCTTAAAAATGCCTGATGGAAATACAACAGTAATTCTTCAAGGTAAAAAAAGATTTGAAATTGATGCATTTACTCAAGAAGAACCTTATTTAAAAGCAACAATAAAAGAAGTAAGCGAGGTTCGTCCAGAAAGTAATGATGCTGAATTTAATACAATAGTTGAATCAATAAAAGACTTGGCTATTCAAATTATTAGAGAAAGTCCAAATATTCCTACAGAAGCTACTTTTGCAATTAAAAATATAGAAAGTAATCCGTTTTTAATCAATTTTGTTTCTTCAAACATGAATTTGTCTGTTACTGAAAAACAAGATTTACTTTCTATTAATAATTTGAAAGAAAGAGCATTGGAAACGCTACGTTTTATGAATTTAGAGTTGCAAAAGCTCGAATTAAAAAATGATATACAATCTAAAGTTCGTTTTGATTTAGATCAACAGCAAAGAGAATATTTTCTGCATCAACAAATGAAAACTATCCAAGAAGAATTAGGAGGAGTTTCTTACGAGGCAGAAATTGAAGAAATGCGTGAAAAAGCAAAATCAAAAAAATGGAATGAAGATGTAGCAAAACATTTTGAAAAAGAAGTGTCAAAGTTGCAACGTTCTAATCCTAATTCACCAGATTTTGGAATACAAAGAAATTATCTAGAGTTGTTTTTAGATTTACCATGGAATGAATATTCAAAGGATAATTTCGATTTAAAAAGAGCGCAAAAAATATTAGATAGGGATCATTTTGGTTTAGAAGATGTTAAAGAGCGAATTATTGAACACTTAGCTGTTTTAAAACTTCGAAATGATATGAAATCCCCTATTTTATGTTTATATGGTCCTCCAGGAGTTGGTAAAACATCTATTGGAAAATCAGTAGCAGAGGCATTGGGTAGAGAATATGTTCGTATTTCTTTAGGAGGAATGAGAGATGAAGCAGAAATTCGCGGACATAGGAAAACATATATTGGTGCAATGCCAGGACGTATTATTCAAAGTATTAAGAAAGCAAAAACATCAAATCCTGTATTTGTTTTAGATGAAATCGATAAATTGTCAAGTAGTTTTAATGGAGATCCATCTTCTGCATTGTTAGAAGTTTTAGATCCAGAACAAAACTCGGAATTTCATGATAATTTCCTTGAAATAGGTTATGATTTATCTAAAATAATGTTTATCGCTACTTCAAATAGTTTGTCAACCATTCAGCCTGCACTTAAGGATAGAATGGAAATTATAAACATGTCGGGTTATACAATTGAAGAAAAAGTGGAAATTGCTAAAAAACATTTACTGCCTAAGCAATTAAAAGAGCATGGATTAACAACCGATGATTTGCAAATAGGGAAAAAACAATTAGAGAAAATTGTTGTAGGTTATACGCGTGAATCAGGTGTTCGTGGTTTAGATAAAAAAATAGCGCAAATGGTTCGTAATGCTGCAAAATCAATTGCAATGGAAGAACCTTATAATAAAGTATTAACGGATGAAGATATAATTGAAGTGTTAAAATCACCAAGATTAGAAAGAGATAAATACGAGAATAATGATACAGCAGGTGTTGTTACAGGTTTGGCTTGGACTTCAGTAGGAGGTGATATTTTATTTATAGAATCTACTATTTCAAAAGGGAAAGGAGCTATGACTATGACAGGGAATTTGGGAACTGTAATGAAAGAATCAGTTACTATTGCGTTAGAATATATAAAATCTAACAATGAATTATTAGGAATATCAAATGAAATATTAACAGGGAATAATATTCATATTCACGTTCCAGAAGGAGCTACTCCAAAAGATGGACCAAGTGCAGGAATTGCAATGTTGACTTCTATGGTTTCTACTTTTACGCAAAAAAAAGTGAAGAAAAATTTAGCCATGACTGGAGAAATCACATTAAGGGGAAAAGTATTACCTGTTGGTGGAATTAAAGAAAAAATATTAGCAGCAAAAAGAGCTAATATTAAAGAAATTATTCTATGTCATGAAAACAAGCGTGATATTGATGAAATAAAACCTGAATATTTAAAGGGATTAACATTTCATTATGTTGATAAAATGAGTGAAGTGCTTAATATTGCAATAATAAATCAAAAAGTAAAGAGTGCTAAAAAATTAGATAATTAA
- the nadC gene encoding carboxylating nicotinate-nucleotide diphosphorylase: MISEAQFQNELELIIENALREDIGDGDHSSLACIPKEARGKAKLLVKDEGVIAGVEFAKMVFSHVEKDMIVETFINDGESVKYGDIVFNVFGSSQAILKAERLVLNAMQRMSAIATKTKYFVDLLEGTPTKILDTRKTTPGIRALEKWAVKIGGGENHRFALYDMIMLKDNHIDFAGGITNAINKTKKYLQESNRDLKIIVEARDIDEVKEILTCEGVYRILLDNFTYDMTKEAVRMIGDKCLTESSGNINEKTIRQYAECGVNYISSGALTHSVYNMDLSLKAI; the protein is encoded by the coding sequence ATGATTTCAGAAGCACAATTTCAAAACGAATTAGAGTTGATAATAGAGAATGCACTACGTGAAGACATAGGAGATGGTGACCATAGTTCTTTAGCATGTATTCCTAAAGAAGCACGTGGAAAAGCAAAGTTATTAGTAAAAGATGAAGGAGTAATTGCAGGTGTTGAATTTGCAAAAATGGTTTTCTCACATGTAGAAAAAGATATGATTGTTGAAACATTCATTAATGATGGAGAAAGTGTAAAATATGGAGATATAGTATTTAATGTTTTCGGAAGTTCTCAAGCTATCTTAAAAGCAGAAAGATTGGTTTTAAATGCTATGCAAAGAATGAGTGCAATAGCAACTAAAACAAAATATTTTGTAGATTTATTAGAAGGAACTCCAACAAAAATTTTAGATACTAGAAAAACAACTCCAGGTATTAGAGCTCTTGAAAAATGGGCAGTAAAAATAGGAGGAGGAGAAAATCATCGTTTTGCTTTGTATGATATGATAATGCTTAAAGATAATCACATTGATTTTGCAGGAGGAATAACAAACGCAATCAATAAAACAAAGAAATATCTTCAAGAAAGTAATAGAGATTTGAAAATAATTGTTGAAGCAAGAGATATAGATGAAGTAAAAGAAATATTAACTTGTGAAGGTGTTTATAGAATTTTATTAGATAATTTTACTTATGATATGACTAAAGAAGCAGTTCGTATGATAGGAGATAAATGTTTAACAGAATCTTCTGGAAATATTAATGAAAAGACTATTCGACAATATGCAGAATGTGGAGTTAATTATATTTCTTCAGGAGCTTTAACACACTCTGTTTATAATATGGATTTAAGCTTAAAAGCAATCTAA
- a CDS encoding chalcone isomerase family protein has protein sequence MRKLYLLLMFLILPITFCFAQEKVSGVSIYETLSFGGNKLVLNGAGVKEKMWIDLYVVSLYLPKKSTNADEIINSDDASIIKMNVVSSMVSSEKMIELLDEGFLNATNGNLSAIKPKVDKFKSFFKDEIKERDEFMIVYNPKSGVTVFKNGIKKGTIDGKDFKKALFGVWLCIKPADEKLKRAMLDS, from the coding sequence ATGAGAAAACTTTACTTACTATTAATGTTTTTGATATTACCTATAACTTTTTGTTTTGCTCAAGAGAAAGTCTCAGGAGTAAGTATTTATGAAACCCTTTCGTTTGGAGGTAACAAACTTGTTTTAAATGGAGCTGGAGTTAAGGAAAAAATGTGGATTGATTTGTATGTAGTATCATTGTATTTGCCTAAAAAAAGTACAAATGCAGATGAAATTATAAACAGTGATGATGCATCTATTATTAAAATGAATGTAGTTTCAAGTATGGTTTCTTCTGAAAAAATGATTGAATTGTTAGATGAAGGTTTTTTGAATGCTACAAATGGAAATTTGTCAGCTATAAAGCCAAAAGTCGATAAATTTAAATCTTTTTTTAAAGATGAAATTAAAGAACGAGATGAGTTCATGATTGTGTATAATCCAAAATCAGGAGTTACGGTTTTTAAAAATGGGATAAAAAAAGGAACTATTGATGGTAAGGATTTTAAAAAAGCATTATTTGGAGTGTGGTTATGTATTAAACCGGCTGATGAAAAATTAAAAAGAGCAATGTTGGATAGTTAA
- a CDS encoding MFS transporter, with protein MTKTLQKGSKKLLNSWAFYDWANSVYSLVISSSIFPLYFGFIFPKDGPDLEFLGMLFKPTSLISYVTAFAFLTVAILSPLLSGIADYVGNKKRFMQFFCYLGAFSCIGLYWFSEENIYFGVVCFYFGLIGFWGSLVYYNSYLPDIAYKEQQDSLSAKGYSLGYIGSVLLLLICLYLVLGKEGGEALDAMRLSFVLTGIWWLLFSQYTFYYLPKGNHSKQKVTREILFNGFKELKKVQKQLFHNIRLERYLVAFFVYSMAVQTVMLVATYFGEQEINWATDSEKTTGLIISILVIQLVAVAGAYMTSKLAAKFGNIKTLLFINIIWAIICVFAFFVTEPIHFYITAAFVGIVMGGIQSLSRSTYSKFLPETEDTASYFSFYDVAEKIGIVIGMGIFATIDQISGSMRNAIVFLTLFFIIGVFLLLRVPKK; from the coding sequence ATGACTAAAACATTACAAAAAGGAAGTAAGAAATTACTAAATTCTTGGGCATTTTATGATTGGGCTAATTCGGTATATTCATTAGTGATTTCATCATCAATTTTTCCATTGTATTTCGGATTTATATTTCCTAAAGATGGTCCAGATTTAGAATTCTTAGGAATGCTGTTTAAGCCTACTTCTTTAATAAGTTATGTAACGGCTTTTGCTTTTTTAACAGTTGCTATATTGTCTCCATTACTTTCAGGTATTGCGGATTATGTAGGTAATAAAAAGCGTTTTATGCAATTTTTTTGTTATTTAGGAGCGTTTTCATGTATTGGATTATATTGGTTTTCTGAAGAGAATATTTACTTTGGAGTTGTCTGTTTTTATTTTGGATTAATAGGTTTTTGGGGAAGTTTAGTGTACTATAATTCATACCTGCCTGATATTGCTTATAAAGAACAACAAGATAGTTTAAGTGCTAAAGGATATTCATTAGGATATATAGGAAGTGTTTTGTTGTTGTTAATTTGTTTGTATTTAGTGTTAGGGAAAGAAGGAGGAGAGGCATTAGATGCAATGCGATTGTCTTTCGTTCTTACAGGGATTTGGTGGTTATTGTTTAGTCAATACACTTTTTATTACTTGCCAAAAGGAAATCATTCAAAACAAAAAGTTACTAGAGAAATTTTATTTAATGGATTTAAAGAATTAAAAAAAGTTCAAAAACAATTGTTTCACAATATCCGATTAGAAAGATATTTAGTCGCTTTTTTTGTTTATAGCATGGCAGTACAAACAGTAATGCTTGTAGCTACATATTTTGGAGAACAAGAGATAAACTGGGCAACAGATAGTGAGAAAACAACAGGATTGATAATAAGTATTTTAGTTATTCAATTGGTAGCAGTTGCAGGAGCATATATGACATCTAAATTAGCTGCTAAGTTTGGAAATATAAAAACACTTTTGTTTATTAATATTATTTGGGCAATAATATGTGTTTTTGCGTTTTTTGTAACTGAACCTATACATTTTTATATTACTGCTGCTTTTGTAGGAATAGTAATGGGGGGAATTCAGTCATTATCACGATCAACTTATTCAAAATTTTTACCAGAAACAGAAGATACAGCTTCTTATTTTAGTTTTTATGATGTAGCTGAAAAAATAGGAATTGTTATTGGAATGGGGATATTCGCAACAATAGATCAAATATCTGGGTCAATGAGAAATGCTATTGTGTTTTTAACATTATTTTTTATTATAGGGGTCTTTTTGCTTTTAAGAGTGCCTAAAAAATAA
- a CDS encoding M48 family metallopeptidase — MNNKIKIVLVLFFGLVLSCAKNPFTGERTMAFVPNSQIFPSAFQQYGQFLSENKVVKGTTDAKRIENIGMKIKTAAERWLNANGKSDYLEGYAWEYNLVESKELNAWCMPGGKIVFYTGILPVCKDDAGIASVMGHEVAHALANHGQQRMSAGLLQQLGAAGAQVAVGNKDPQTQALVMQAYGVGSQVGGMLPFSRKHESEADMIGLTLMAIAGYDPVNAVKVWERMSALSSGSAPPEILSTHPSNETRIREITSLIPQAKAEAAKFGVTFK; from the coding sequence ATGAATAATAAAATAAAAATTGTTTTAGTATTGTTTTTTGGGCTAGTATTATCGTGCGCAAAAAATCCATTTACAGGAGAACGAACTATGGCATTTGTGCCAAATAGCCAAATTTTTCCATCTGCTTTTCAACAATATGGACAATTTCTGTCTGAAAATAAGGTTGTCAAAGGAACAACTGATGCAAAGAGGATTGAAAATATAGGAATGAAGATAAAGACAGCTGCAGAAAGATGGCTAAATGCAAATGGAAAATCAGATTATTTAGAAGGGTATGCTTGGGAGTATAATTTGGTAGAAAGTAAAGAATTAAATGCATGGTGTATGCCTGGAGGAAAAATTGTTTTTTATACAGGAATATTACCAGTCTGTAAAGATGATGCAGGAATTGCGTCCGTAATGGGACATGAAGTTGCTCATGCATTAGCAAATCACGGACAACAAAGAATGAGTGCAGGCTTATTACAACAATTAGGAGCTGCTGGAGCACAAGTTGCAGTAGGGAACAAAGATCCTCAGACTCAAGCGTTAGTTATGCAAGCTTATGGAGTTGGTTCTCAAGTAGGAGGTATGTTACCATTTAGTAGAAAACATGAAAGTGAAGCAGATATGATTGGCTTAACTTTAATGGCAATTGCAGGATATGATCCTGTTAACGCTGTAAAAGTATGGGAAAGAATGTCTGCATTGTCTTCAGGTTCTGCTCCACCAGAAATATTAAGTACACATCCAAGTAATGAAACAAGAATTAGAGAAATAACATCTTTAATTCCGCAAGCAAAAGCAGAAGCGGCAAAGTTTGGGGTTACTTTTAAATAA
- a CDS encoding alpha/beta hydrolase, which translates to MSKRRKNISSNSIPSSILFLAGSLQRISHTFTVKFAKKLFTKPIKYKIPKREFEMDNNSKQELFYIPSIDKKIMVYHYGNSPKKVLLVHGWSGRGTQLVKIADRLLELGFSTISFDAPAHGKSSGKSSLMIEFIESILELEKKFGPFEFAIGHSLGSMSILNAIKKGLQVKKAVIIGSGDSVNDILFDFVSKLNLKPIIAVKMRESFEKDLQIPMESFSAYIAAKDVHIPTLIIHDKDDEDVPYTASENIEKHIKNSKLILTTNLGHRKILGDKNVINEIENFLIEENNK; encoded by the coding sequence ATGTCAAAAAGACGAAAAAATATTTCAAGTAATTCAATTCCATCATCAATTTTATTTTTAGCAGGTTCATTACAGAGAATCTCACACACTTTTACTGTTAAATTTGCTAAAAAACTCTTTACAAAACCTATAAAATATAAAATTCCAAAAAGAGAATTTGAAATGGATAATAATTCTAAACAAGAATTATTTTATATCCCATCAATAGATAAAAAAATTATGGTATACCATTATGGTAATAGTCCTAAAAAAGTCCTTCTTGTTCATGGATGGTCTGGAAGAGGAACTCAACTTGTAAAAATTGCAGATCGATTATTAGAATTAGGATTTTCAACAATAAGTTTTGATGCACCAGCTCATGGGAAATCATCAGGGAAATCATCATTAATGATAGAGTTTATTGAAAGCATCTTAGAATTAGAAAAGAAATTTGGCCCATTTGAATTTGCAATAGGTCATTCTCTTGGAAGTATGTCTATTTTAAATGCAATAAAGAAAGGTTTACAAGTAAAAAAAGCTGTAATAATAGGAAGTGGAGATAGTGTTAATGACATATTATTTGATTTTGTATCTAAGTTAAATTTAAAACCAATAATTGCAGTAAAAATGAGAGAATCTTTTGAGAAAGACCTACAAATACCAATGGAAAGCTTCTCTGCTTATATAGCTGCAAAAGATGTTCACATTCCAACTCTTATTATTCACGATAAAGATGATGAAGATGTGCCATATACTGCTTCAGAAAACATAGAAAAGCACATAAAAAATAGTAAATTAATACTGACTACCAACTTAGGACATCGAAAAATATTAGGAGATAAGAATGTGATAAATGAAATTGAAAACTTCTTAATTGAAGAGAACAATAAATAA
- a CDS encoding YihY/virulence factor BrkB family protein, with translation MSELIENKLNKIPLVKQLVGFAKSISLSSLQGLTLYDIIELYFLGILRGAFSNRASAVAFSFFMALFPFALFILNLIPYIPIDNFQDDFLFFVEKGVPPNTYEAIELILKDIMSTSYKSLLSSGFILSIFLMTNGVNAILGGFEMSTHITITRGFFKQYFIALAISIALSLILIVTVASIVVFEVIIQKINFQGLISSDVYLIEWGRYLFVILMILITVSILYKFGAKETQNISFISYGAVFTTLLIILTSYIFGIYVEKFARYNELYGSIGTLLVLMFYIWINCMILLLGFELNATINKLKRKNLYI, from the coding sequence ATGTCTGAATTGATTGAAAATAAGCTTAATAAAATTCCTTTAGTGAAACAATTAGTTGGTTTTGCTAAAAGTATAAGTTTATCATCTTTGCAAGGGTTGACCCTGTATGATATTATTGAACTCTATTTTTTAGGAATTTTAAGAGGTGCATTTTCAAATAGAGCAAGTGCAGTTGCATTTAGTTTCTTTATGGCATTATTCCCTTTTGCTTTATTTATACTGAATTTAATTCCGTATATACCTATTGATAATTTTCAAGATGATTTTTTGTTTTTTGTAGAAAAGGGAGTACCTCCAAACACATACGAAGCAATAGAACTTATCCTGAAAGATATAATGAGTACTAGTTATAAAAGCTTATTGTCTTCGGGGTTTATTTTATCTATTTTTTTGATGACAAATGGAGTTAATGCTATATTAGGAGGTTTTGAAATGTCAACACATATAACCATAACAAGAGGTTTTTTTAAGCAATATTTTATAGCTTTAGCAATATCAATAGCTTTATCTTTAATCTTAATTGTTACGGTGGCATCAATAGTTGTTTTTGAAGTAATAATTCAAAAAATTAACTTTCAAGGACTTATAAGTAGTGATGTCTACTTAATTGAATGGGGTAGGTATCTGTTTGTTATTTTAATGATTTTAATTACAGTTTCTATTCTATATAAATTTGGAGCAAAAGAAACTCAAAATATATCATTTATAAGTTATGGAGCGGTTTTTACAACGTTATTAATTATTTTAACATCTTACATTTTTGGTATATATGTAGAAAAGTTTGCAAGGTATAATGAATTGTATGGTTCTATAGGTACACTACTTGTATTGATGTTTTATATTTGGATTAATTGTATGATTCTTTTACTTGGTTTTGAATTAAACGCTACAATTAATAAATTAAAAAGAAAAAATTTATATATTTAA
- a CDS encoding chalcone isomerase family protein, with protein MKKQFFTFLMVAILTSFSINAQKTVSGVKLDNSLTVEGRNLTLNGAGVREKFWIDLYVGSLYLPKKSTNANEIMNSTDAAVIKLDIVSGMITSEKMINAVNEGFENSTGGNTAPLKSKIDKFKSFFKDKFNKGDSFTIANLPEVGIVVYKNGTKKGTIEGQDFKKALFGIWLSDKPADKKLKSSMLGK; from the coding sequence ATGAAAAAACAATTTTTTACATTTTTAATGGTGGCTATTTTAACATCATTTTCGATTAATGCACAAAAAACAGTTTCAGGAGTTAAATTAGATAACTCATTGACTGTTGAAGGTCGTAACTTAACATTGAATGGAGCAGGAGTTAGAGAGAAGTTTTGGATAGATCTTTACGTAGGATCTTTATATCTTCCTAAAAAAAGTACAAATGCAAATGAAATTATGAATAGTACAGATGCAGCTGTGATAAAATTGGATATTGTTTCTGGAATGATTACTTCAGAAAAAATGATTAATGCCGTTAATGAAGGTTTTGAAAACTCTACAGGAGGAAATACAGCACCACTTAAATCAAAAATTGATAAATTTAAATCTTTTTTTAAAGATAAATTTAATAAAGGAGATTCATTTACAATTGCAAATCTACCAGAAGTTGGGATTGTAGTTTATAAAAATGGTACAAAAAAAGGGACTATTGAAGGGCAAGATTTTAAAAAAGCGCTGTTTGGAATCTGGTTGTCAGATAAGCCAGCAGATAAAAAATTAAAATCGAGTATGTTAGGGAAATAA
- a CDS encoding DUF2853 family protein yields MSKRDELITKYAADLKDKCGVTADMDLLTKVTIGCGPSIYNADSSTVSGTDEKELATVKNNFLIKKLGLKDGPELDTAIAAVIDQYGKSNKNKYRAVFYYLLTKHFKKESVYK; encoded by the coding sequence ATGAGTAAAAGAGACGAACTGATTACAAAGTACGCAGCAGATTTAAAAGACAAATGCGGTGTAACTGCCGATATGGATTTATTAACTAAAGTAACTATTGGCTGCGGTCCATCAATTTACAATGCTGACTCTTCAACAGTATCAGGTACTGATGAAAAAGAATTAGCAACAGTAAAAAATAATTTTTTAATTAAAAAGTTAGGACTAAAAGATGGTCCAGAACTAGATACTGCAATTGCGGCTGTAATTGATCAATATGGTAAATCGAATAAAAATAAATATAGAGCTGTTTTTTATTATTTATTGACAAAGCATTTTAAAAAAGAATCTGTTTATAAATAG
- the menD gene encoding 2-succinyl-5-enolpyruvyl-6-hydroxy-3-cyclohexene-1-carboxylic-acid synthase: MIEQNKYPKIPLAQSLIEICKAKGLKHIVISPGSRNAPLTIGFVNNSFFKCYSIVDERCAAFFALGMAQQLKEPVAVVCTSGSAVLNYYPAVAEAFYSQIPLVIISADRPQEKIDIGDGQTIRQENVFANHILNSANLTELASRDNDVAIQYALHLAKNKKGPVHINIPFEEPLYGIISEVSVNPEWVDFDEEDENFVLGQEYIQKWNTSEKKLILIGESKPNAIEQSVLESLANDSSVIVMTEKTSNLHHERFISNIDTIITPFSEEEFEYFKPDILLTFGGMVVSKRIKAFLRKYKPNEHWHVDELRAYDTYGCLTKHFKTDIEGFLKQITVKRNSLEGFYQAKMSQIVKDRMAKSEIYLKDIPFSDFKAFEIITKKLPKDIQLQVSNSSAIRYLQLLNVDRSVTVYCNRGTSGIDGSTSTAIGAALASEKQTILITGDVSFFYDSNALWNQYIPNNFKIILINNSGGGIFRILPGHQEENTFNTFFETSHNLKANHLAKMFNFNYEIADNSIDLEIKLETFLKLDNRPSLLEISTPEKLNDKILLEYFKKLK; this comes from the coding sequence TTGATAGAACAAAATAAATACCCAAAAATACCTTTAGCTCAAAGCTTAATAGAAATTTGTAAAGCCAAAGGATTAAAACATATTGTTATTTCTCCTGGTTCTAGAAATGCACCTTTAACTATTGGTTTTGTAAATAATTCTTTTTTTAAATGTTACAGTATTGTAGATGAAAGATGTGCAGCTTTTTTTGCGTTAGGTATGGCACAACAATTAAAAGAGCCAGTAGCTGTGGTATGTACTTCTGGATCAGCAGTTCTAAATTATTATCCAGCAGTAGCGGAAGCATTCTACAGTCAAATACCATTAGTAATAATTAGTGCAGACAGACCTCAAGAGAAAATTGATATAGGAGATGGTCAAACAATTCGTCAAGAAAATGTTTTTGCTAATCATATACTAAATAGTGCTAATTTAACTGAATTAGCTTCAAGAGATAATGATGTTGCTATTCAATACGCGTTACATTTAGCAAAAAATAAAAAAGGTCCTGTACATATAAATATACCATTTGAAGAACCTCTGTATGGGATAATTTCAGAAGTTAGTGTGAATCCAGAATGGGTTGATTTTGATGAGGAAGATGAGAATTTTGTTTTAGGCCAAGAATATATTCAAAAGTGGAATACTAGTGAGAAGAAACTGATTCTTATTGGTGAAAGTAAACCAAACGCAATAGAACAGTCTGTTTTAGAAAGTTTAGCTAATGATAGTTCTGTAATTGTAATGACAGAAAAAACGTCAAATTTACATCATGAGCGTTTCATTTCTAACATTGATACTATAATTACACCTTTTAGTGAAGAAGAGTTTGAGTATTTTAAACCAGATATTTTATTAACTTTTGGAGGAATGGTTGTTTCAAAACGAATAAAAGCATTTCTTAGAAAGTATAAACCTAATGAACATTGGCATGTAGATGAACTAAGAGCTTATGATACTTATGGATGTCTTACTAAGCATTTTAAAACTGATATTGAAGGCTTTTTGAAGCAAATAACCGTAAAAAGAAATAGTTTAGAAGGGTTTTATCAAGCTAAAATGTCTCAAATTGTAAAAGATAGAATGGCAAAATCAGAAATTTATTTAAAAGATATTCCTTTTTCTGATTTTAAAGCTTTTGAAATTATAACTAAAAAACTACCAAAGGATATTCAATTACAAGTAAGTAATAGTTCTGCAATTCGTTATTTGCAACTTTTGAATGTAGATAGATCAGTAACAGTTTATTGTAATAGAGGAACAAGTGGAATTGATGGGAGCACTTCAACAGCAATTGGCGCGGCATTAGCTAGTGAAAAACAAACTATTTTAATAACGGGCGATGTTAGTTTTTTTTATGATAGTAATGCACTTTGGAATCAATATATTCCAAATAATTTTAAAATAATTTTGATTAACAATAGTGGAGGAGGAATTTTTAGAATTTTACCAGGCCATCAAGAAGAAAACACATTTAATACTTTTTTTGAAACCTCTCATAATCTAAAAGCAAATCATTTAGCTAAGATGTTTAATTTTAATTATGAAATTGCTGATAATTCAATAGATTTAGAAATAAAGTTAGAAACGTTTTTAAAATTAGATAATAGACCATCTTTGTTAGAAATAAGTACTCCTGAGAAATTAAATGACAAAATTTTATTGGAATATTTTAAAAAGTTAAAATAA